In one Sphingobacterium daejeonense genomic region, the following are encoded:
- a CDS encoding lactate dehydrogenase: MMQFIHYPPFILYFWDYKLLYLGMRVIAYNILGPEKEHLAKANGKVHDLTLISNELNFSTMHYAIGKEAVIISDRDVLDRVMLFELFNIGIRNIVTRSRSTEHIDLDYAGELKIHVANVPFETSLQGVAKQTIMNSHNGWWEAVQGKLANVEWIAKTRLI, translated from the coding sequence ATGATGCAGTTCATTCATTACCCACCATTTATACTCTACTTTTGGGATTATAAACTACTTTACTTAGGGATGAGAGTGATTGCATACAACATTTTGGGTCCGGAGAAGGAGCACCTCGCCAAGGCTAATGGGAAGGTTCATGATTTAACTCTGATATCTAACGAGTTGAATTTTAGCACGATGCATTATGCGATTGGAAAGGAAGCTGTGATTATTTCCGACCGGGATGTGCTGGATAGAGTAATGTTATTTGAACTCTTCAATATTGGTATACGAAATATCGTAACCCGTTCAAGATCCACTGAACATATTGACCTAGATTATGCCGGAGAATTGAAAATACATGTTGCAAATGTCCCATTCGAAACTTCTTTGCAAGGTGTAGCCAAGCAGACTATCATGAACTCACACAATGGATGGTGGGAGGCTGTGCAGGGGAAGCTTGCCAATGTAGAATGGATTGCAAAAACAAGGTTAATTTAA
- the hemN gene encoding oxygen-independent coproporphyrinogen III oxidase produces the protein METETLNKLINKYNVAAPRYTSYPTVPFWENELFNVNDWTERVALNFSKSKDQGISIYVHLPYCESLCTYCGCNTRITKNHQVEDPYITSLLKEWQMYKEILKEEKLKIAEIHLGGGTPTFFTAENLHRLISGLLDGNEKTEGASFSFEAHPANTTYEHLKTLFDLGFKRLSLGIQDFDERVQFIINRHQTVDDVARVMEDARGLGYESINFDLIYGLPLQTAESVRMTIEKSMELNPDRISFYSYAHVPWIKPGQRRFTEHDLPVGEEKLNLYKLGKQMIQDCGYKDVGMDHFAKTDDALYLASMDGTLHRNFMGYADRYTPLLIGLGVSSISDAWTAFAQNVKTVEEYHELIGKGILPVVKGHILNDEDIVLRQYILDMMCRGKVVLKEGFELNEKIMDRLVPLINDQLVEANENIIQITEIGKSFLRNVCMAFDERLQQTKERENLFSQAI, from the coding sequence ATGGAAACGGAGACTCTAAACAAACTGATCAACAAATATAATGTAGCGGCACCACGCTATACCAGTTATCCAACTGTACCTTTTTGGGAAAATGAACTCTTCAATGTCAATGATTGGACAGAGAGGGTTGCCTTGAACTTTTCTAAATCTAAAGATCAAGGAATCAGCATTTACGTGCACCTCCCATATTGCGAAAGTTTATGTACCTATTGTGGATGTAATACCCGAATTACTAAAAACCATCAGGTAGAGGATCCTTATATTACATCGCTATTGAAAGAATGGCAGATGTATAAGGAGATCCTGAAGGAAGAAAAATTGAAGATCGCCGAAATCCACTTAGGTGGAGGTACACCAACTTTTTTTACAGCAGAGAATTTACATCGCTTGATCTCCGGTTTATTGGATGGAAATGAAAAAACTGAAGGCGCGTCATTTTCTTTTGAAGCCCACCCAGCTAATACTACATACGAACATTTAAAAACTTTATTTGATTTAGGATTCAAAAGATTAAGCTTAGGGATTCAAGATTTTGATGAAAGAGTGCAATTCATTATCAACAGGCACCAGACTGTTGATGATGTCGCCCGTGTGATGGAGGATGCTAGGGGATTGGGCTATGAATCCATTAACTTTGACCTTATATATGGATTGCCATTACAAACAGCTGAATCTGTAAGGATGACCATCGAAAAATCAATGGAATTAAATCCAGATCGGATTTCATTTTACAGCTATGCACATGTGCCTTGGATTAAACCTGGTCAAAGAAGATTTACCGAACACGACCTTCCAGTAGGCGAAGAAAAGTTAAACCTATATAAATTAGGAAAACAAATGATTCAGGACTGCGGTTACAAAGATGTAGGTATGGATCACTTTGCCAAAACAGACGATGCTCTTTACTTAGCTTCGATGGATGGTACGCTGCACCGGAATTTCATGGGCTATGCAGATCGTTATACTCCATTATTGATAGGCTTGGGAGTATCTTCCATTTCAGATGCATGGACTGCCTTTGCACAGAATGTAAAAACAGTAGAGGAATATCATGAGCTGATCGGTAAGGGTATACTCCCAGTAGTGAAAGGGCATATATTGAATGACGAAGATATTGTGTTAAGGCAATATATCCTGGATATGATGTGTAGAGGAAAGGTTGTTTTAAAAGAAGGGTTCGAATTGAATGAAAAGATTATGGATCGTTTAGTACCTTTAATAAATGACCAATTGGTAGAAGCTAATGAAAATATAATTCAAATCACTGAAATAGGGAAGTCATTCTTAAGAAATGTTTGTATGGCTTTTGATGAGAGACTGCAACAAACAAAAGAAAGAGAAAACTTATTTAGTCAAGCAATTTAA
- a CDS encoding heavy metal translocating P-type ATPase metal-binding domain-containing protein — MSTKGELQLKTSCYHCGDPVEDSAYILEDHRFCCLGCQTVYQILNDNNMASYYKYNSHPGKSQKAQKEDLSYLDEPNIIAKLVDYQDDELAIITFYVPAIHCSSCIWLLEHLYKLHPGVKTSQVDFMKKQASITFKKNEISLRELVELLHKIGYDPKITLQDVVKEGKKINQSKLIAKITVAGFCFGNSMMISFPEYFGMAEFERQYSNFFGYMNLAFGLPVLLYSASDYFKSAWLSLNRKGST; from the coding sequence ATGTCAACAAAAGGGGAATTACAATTAAAAACTTCTTGTTATCACTGTGGTGATCCTGTAGAAGATTCTGCATATATATTGGAAGACCACCGTTTTTGTTGCCTTGGTTGCCAGACAGTATATCAGATACTGAATGACAACAATATGGCTAGTTATTATAAGTACAACAGTCATCCAGGAAAATCTCAAAAAGCTCAAAAAGAAGATCTGTCATACCTTGATGAACCTAATATTATTGCCAAATTGGTAGATTATCAAGATGATGAATTGGCAATTATAACTTTTTATGTTCCTGCCATTCATTGCAGTTCATGTATTTGGTTATTGGAGCATCTTTATAAATTACATCCAGGGGTTAAAACCTCTCAGGTAGATTTTATGAAGAAGCAGGCGAGCATTACCTTCAAGAAAAATGAAATCAGCTTGCGTGAGTTGGTGGAATTGCTGCACAAGATTGGCTATGATCCTAAGATAACCCTTCAAGATGTAGTCAAGGAAGGAAAGAAAATCAATCAGAGCAAATTGATCGCTAAAATCACAGTTGCGGGATTCTGTTTTGGCAACTCCATGATGATTTCATTTCCTGAGTATTTTGGAATGGCAGAATTTGAACGCCAATATTCCAATTTCTTTGGATATATGAACCTCGCGTTTGGATTGCCGGTATTGCTGTACAGTGCATCAGATTATTTTAAATCCGCTTGGTTAAGTCTAAACAGAAAAGGCTCAACCTAG